The Vibrio echinoideorum genome includes a region encoding these proteins:
- the kefB gene encoding glutathione-regulated potassium-efflux system protein KefB yields the protein MALTNDFLQSSVIFLAAAVIAVPIAQRAGLGSVLGYLLAGVAIGPWGLSLISDVEAILHFSEFGVVLLLFLIGLELNPKKLWQMRAPILGLGGAQVLITTLIITAIACLFGLTWQTSLVIGMGLALSSTAIALRVIEERELGGKEAGQSGFAVLLFQDIAVIPMLAMLPLLAGNTGGSWADMLWMLGGVIGLLVGGHFLLRPLFRYVVMSGVRELFTVAALLLVIGIAVLMQQIGLSMALGTFLAGVLLAESEYRHELEIAIDPFKGLLLGLFFISVGMAVNLGLLAESPFAILIAVCSLVVLKGLVLYMLARIFGTQAKARSRMAMILSQGGEFAFVIFTAASAQGILSGDQVSFLLVVVSLSMVTTPLMLKIQDRFFARQLNQISESAMSSDVVDRSPRVIIAGFGRFGQIIGRLMYANKIRITVLESDASQIHILRKFGYKVFYGDSTHLELLRAAGADKAEAIVLCTDSPDEIMKTVDLCKQHFPQLKILARARSRVEAYQLLNHGVSNYSRETFLGALDLGRQTLTELGMHPYKAKRAEAHFRKLDNGMLKELLPQHNEDAELAQRAKEARKELEEIFGHEMENDHQSRNYWQ from the coding sequence AAGTAGCGTTATATTTCTAGCGGCTGCTGTTATTGCGGTTCCTATCGCACAGCGAGCGGGCTTGGGCTCAGTATTAGGCTATCTATTGGCGGGTGTTGCGATTGGCCCATGGGGGCTTAGCTTAATCAGTGATGTAGAAGCGATTCTGCACTTCTCCGAGTTCGGGGTGGTACTGCTGCTCTTTTTGATTGGTTTAGAGCTCAACCCTAAAAAATTGTGGCAGATGAGAGCGCCCATTCTTGGTTTAGGTGGCGCGCAAGTGCTGATCACGACCTTGATTATTACCGCCATCGCCTGTCTGTTCGGATTAACCTGGCAAACCAGCCTCGTAATAGGTATGGGTTTAGCGCTGTCTTCGACCGCTATCGCGTTGCGTGTTATTGAAGAGCGGGAGCTCGGCGGTAAAGAAGCCGGGCAGTCAGGTTTTGCAGTACTACTTTTCCAAGATATTGCGGTTATACCAATGCTCGCGATGTTGCCTTTGCTTGCTGGTAACACTGGCGGCAGTTGGGCAGATATGCTGTGGATGTTGGGGGGTGTGATTGGCTTGCTTGTCGGTGGACACTTCTTATTGAGACCACTTTTCCGATACGTAGTAATGAGTGGTGTGCGTGAGTTGTTCACAGTCGCAGCCTTATTATTGGTGATTGGTATTGCGGTACTCATGCAACAGATTGGTTTGTCGATGGCATTAGGTACTTTCCTTGCGGGCGTCCTTCTAGCGGAAAGTGAATATCGACATGAGCTCGAAATTGCCATTGATCCATTCAAAGGCTTATTACTAGGTCTGTTCTTCATCTCTGTTGGCATGGCGGTGAACTTAGGTTTACTAGCCGAAAGTCCGTTCGCGATACTGATTGCGGTTTGTTCATTGGTCGTCTTAAAAGGGCTAGTTCTGTATATGCTTGCTCGTATCTTTGGTACTCAAGCTAAAGCTCGTAGCCGCATGGCGATGATTCTCAGCCAAGGCGGTGAGTTTGCGTTTGTCATTTTTACTGCGGCAAGTGCACAAGGTATTTTAAGTGGCGACCAAGTCTCGTTCTTGTTGGTTGTTGTGAGCCTTTCTATGGTGACCACGCCATTGATGCTCAAGATCCAAGACCGATTCTTTGCTCGTCAACTCAATCAAATCAGCGAAAGTGCGATGTCTTCTGATGTTGTGGACCGCAGCCCGAGAGTTATCATTGCTGGCTTTGGTCGTTTCGGTCAGATTATTGGTCGTCTGATGTACGCAAATAAGATTCGCATTACCGTTCTTGAAAGTGATGCTAGCCAAATACACATCCTTAGAAAATTTGGCTACAAAGTATTTTACGGTGACTCTACTCACCTTGAATTGTTAAGAGCTGCGGGGGCAGATAAAGCCGAAGCCATTGTGTTGTGTACCGATTCTCCCGATGAAATCATGAAGACCGTCGATTTGTGTAAGCAGCATTTCCCACAGTTAAAGATTTTAGCGCGAGCTCGAAGCCGTGTTGAAGCGTATCAATTACTTAACCATGGTGTGAGCAACTATTCGCGTGAAACCTTCCTTGGGGCATTAGATTTAGGTCGTCAAACATTGACTGAACTTGGCATGCATCCATACAAAGCGAAGCGAGCAGAAGCACACTTTAGGAAATTGGATAATGGTATGCTGAAAGAGTTGCTTCCTCAGCATAACGAAGATGCCGAGTTAGCCCAAAGAGCGAAAGAGGCTCGCAAAGAGCTTGAAGAGATTTTTGGACACGAGATGGAAAACGATCACCAATCTCGAAACTATTGGCAGTAG
- a CDS encoding YheV family putative zinc ribbon protein — protein MKQKKRFIAGASCPSCNTQDTLRWWVENNIELVECVDCDFTEQRKPKTVEKSEHANQEMIGIFKPE, from the coding sequence GTGAAACAGAAAAAACGCTTTATCGCTGGGGCAAGCTGCCCAAGCTGCAACACTCAAGACACACTTCGCTGGTGGGTCGAGAACAATATCGAACTGGTGGAATGTGTCGATTGTGATTTCACCGAGCAGCGTAAACCTAAAACTGTAGAGAAATCTGAACACGCGAATCAAGAAATGATCGGTATTTTTAAACCAGAATGA